The genome window TGCTGCGGCAAAGTATGGCTTCCGCACGTAATTTGGCAATTTCCTCAGCTTCCGCGTTACTTGTAAGTTTTTCTCCATACAGAAAAACTTCACCAATGCCATGGATGGGGTCAACCTGCGCACTTCCTTTTATCCCGTTATCGGCGCGATAATGCTGGTAATCCATGGTAGTCAATTGTAAAGGCACGGATCAGGTTTCAAGCGTCAGTTCCAGAAGAAGGTTTTTTGAGCCGGGGGCGGCATCCAAGGTCGGGCTGGTACTGCAATTCCCAAGTATGCGCAGTATGTGCGGTATTTACATCGCTAAAAACTATCTTTTTGCATATGCCGCCACTAATATTTTCGGCCTGATACCACCAATAAATACCCAGCCGCTCGGCCCAGCGCGTTATGAAACCCAGATAACTTTCCTGATATTGACATATATAAGGCAACGCTGGAAACTCATGCCCATCACTATACCTCCCATTATTTTTAAGTTTGACTTCATAGCCGGCGTTCGGACCGGTGCTGTCCGTAATTCAGTCTGAAATTCTCCGGCCTCTTTACGCACTCGCAACTATCAAGCCACGACATAAAGATTGTCCGATTTTACGAAAACTCAATATCAGATAAACGCAATTTATTATCAAAAAACGAAAATAACACAAAATATTTTCAGTTTTAGTTAGTCAAATATTGAGCAGGGGACTGCCCGCGGCTTAAAGCGCTAAAGAATGAGAGAATCAAATTGGCAACTGATTAGGCAATGCATAAACCGGTTATCGTCGATTCCGTGCAAAACACGGCAAAAGCCCATCACCGAACGGTTTTATGCCATGGGAAGGTTGATATCCCTCCGTCGTCGGTTTTATAGGAAGTCAAGTACTGCAGGAGTCTTTTGTCGTACCGTATCGCACCTTTGCAGGCTGGGAACAGAAGCTCTATCGGTAATCTCAGCAGTTTTGCGCGCGCGCCAGGGTTTCGGAAGGGCGCTCGCCAAAACGCACGTAATAGTCGCGCCCAAATACGCCCATATGCGTAAAGCCGCAAGACAGCGCAATGCCTGTTACCCTGTCGCAGGAAGTAGCCAGCTTCAGACGGTTATGGGCGAGCGTAAGCCGCTGCTCGCGTATCCACTGCGTGGGCGTGCAGCCAAAGCGGCGCTGAAAGCCGTATTGCAAACTACGTGCAGACAGACCGCTGATGTGTTCCAGTTCAGAAAGTGCCAACGGTTTATCCAGATTTGCCTGTATATAGTTGCAAACCTGTTCCAGGTTTCGTTGATCGACTTTTTTGTTGCTCTTACTGTTATCGATCAGAAAGAGCTCGGGCAACAACATCATCGCAAATGTTCGATAGAGCGTATCATCCAGCCCCAAAAGCGCCAATGCTTGCGGCTGGTCTTGCAGCAGATCTATCTGAGCAAAGTATGAACGCAGCAGTTTATCGAATGATATCCCTGCTGCTCGTAGCGGTACTTCCCTGTCTTGTTCATGGGCGGAATTTACAAACTTGCGCGTGCTTTCCAAGCCGGTCATTGCGCGAAGCGTATGTTCCAAACGTGACTTTTGTACGTCAAAATACACGCCGGCGTATCCATCGCCCGTTACAGTTTCGCTCCGCCCGCTGGAAAGAAGAAATGCAGTGTGGCCAGTCCGCTGGTAGTACTTGCGTTTATTTGCAGTAACGCAGCATTGTCCGGAAGTTGGAATGCCTAATGAGGTAAAAGGAAGCCTGTCCCCCTTCACCAGGAAAGGAGTAAGAGCACCTGCGAGAATGTGCATTTCACCTATGTTGATTGCCGTGGTTTTATGATGTATTTCAGCGGATAGAGGTGCTATGTCATAGTCGCCTGAAAATCCAAGACTGATGCTTTCTGCGGCCGAATCGAGAGATAAACCGCTCAGCGAGTTTCTGTCGCCAAAAGGCAATGCGGACAATTTTTTTGCTTTAGTCTTCATACATAAACCAGGCTTCTTGCAGAGCCAGGTACCGGCTGGGAGGCTGTCCGGGAACTCTACAACTAAAACTTTACATACATACATTCACTCGGACGGCGTTTTTTGATGAAATCTGCAATTCATTATCCGCCACAGTGGAGCAATTATAAACCCTGCGCAAGTCGATTCCTGCAATGGTTTCTTGCCGGCGCACGGGGCCAAGGCAGTCCGTCCGAATTACCCTTATAAAAATGTTGTCATAGGGTAATGAAGAGGTTGGCGGCCTTAGGTCCGCAGGTTGAACAGCAACAGCCAATCTTGCCGCTTTCGCTAGCATGGCCATCAGCCATGAAGGCAGTCCCGGCTTCGCGCCGCACCAGCAGCGGTATGCCGCCGTTACAAACGCTTTTGGCAAGGGCGTTGCACAGTGATCCGATAGCGCACCGCCTTAAACTCGTAATCGAAGCTGGTTTGTTCAGATAGACAACTAGCAAATCTACAACTCTCGGTTTTTGAGCCTGAGCGATTTCAGCGCTTTCCAAAAGTAGTTTTCGTGCGATTATGGAAAAACTCGACATTGCCGTCCGTAAATAAAAGCAATATCCGATAAACGAAAACCACTATCCAGAAAACGAAAAACGCAAAAATAATTAAGTTTTTTCCTAAAAAACTAATATTCACGAGCGAACAAATTCACAGTTCTGGTGTAGACTCCAGAAACTAATCCACGGGGGTATTCATGAGCGACGAAAAGAAATTGACCACCAACGCCGGATGTCCGGTTGCTCACAACCAGAACATCATGACCGCCGGGCCACGCGGCCCCCAACTGTTGCAGGACGTCTGGTTTCTGGAAAAACTCGCGCACTTTGACCGGGAAGTTATTCCCGAGCGGCGTATGCACGCCAAAGGTTCCGGCGCATACGGCGCCTTCACTGTGACCCACGACATCAGCCAATACACGCGAGCCAGGATTTTCTCTCAAATCGGCAAGAAAACGGATTTGTTTGCGCGATTCACCACCGTGGCCGGTGAACGCGGCGCAGCGGATGCCGAACGCGATATTCGCGGTTTTTCGGTGAAGTTCTATACCGAAGAAGGTAACTGGGATCTGGTCGGCAACAACACGCCGGTATTCTTTCTGCGCGATCCGTTGAAATTCCCCGATCTGAACCATGCGGTGAAACGCGACCCGCGCACCAATATGCGCAGCGCGAAAAACAACTGGGATTTTTGGACCTCGCTGCCGGAAGCCCTGCATCAAGTCACCATCGTCATGAGTGACCGGGGCATTCCCGCCAGCTACCGCCACATGCACGGCTTTGGCAGCCATACATTCAGTTTCCTCAATGCCAGAAACGAGCGTCACTGGGTAAAGTTCCATCTGAAATCGCAACAGGGCATACGCAACCTGACCGATGCCGAGGCTGAAGCTCTCATCGGCAAGGATCGTGAAAGCCATCAGCGCGACCTGTTTGAAAGTATAGAACAGGGCGACTTTCCGAGATGGACGCTGTATGTACAGATCATGCCGGAAAAAGATGCATCCAAGGCACCCTACCACCCGTTTGATCTTACCAAGATATGGCCGCACAAGGATTACCCGTTGATAGAGGTGGGGGTTATGGAACTGAACCGCAATCCGGAAAACTTTTTCGCGGAAGTGGAACAATCGGCATTTAATCCTGCGAACATTGTACCTGGCATCGGCTTCTCGCCCGACAAAATGCTGCAAGGGCGGCTCTTCGCCTACGGCGATGCCCAGCGCTACCGTTTGGGTGTGAATCACCACCTCATTCCTGTCAATGCTCCGCGCTGCCCGGCACACAGCTACCATCGCGACGGGGCCATGCGTGTGGACGGCAACCATGGCGGCACGCTGGGCTATGAACCGAACAGCTATGGGGAGTGGCGGGAGCAGCCGGATTTTGCCGAGCCGCCTATGGCCCTGGAAGGCACGGCTGATCACTGGAACCATCGCGAAGACTCGGATTACTACGCTCAGCCCGGAGCGTTGTTCCGTTTGATGACGCCGTCGCAGCAACAGGTTTTATTCGAGAACACTGCGCGCTCTATCGGCGATGCGCCGCGTGAAATTCAGTTTCGCCATATCGGCAACTGCCAGAAAGCTGATCCGACATACGGCAAGGGCGTTGCTGATGCTTTGGGTATTGCATTGAGCGAGATATCAGCCTGAGCGAAATAGATGAGTTGGCTCACAGGCGTTCAGAGACCGGCCCCAAGCGCAGTCGAAAAGCCGGAGTTACAAACACGGATGATAACTGTATCGGTATACCACCCGAGGAAAGGAACCGTGTTTCCACATCAAACCTTGCAGTGCAAGGGCAATGTGAACTCCAATGTAATTTTCCGCGTCAGTTAACCAGCGGCGCTCGGTGAGGGGAAAAGATGAAACCACGAATTATCGATTTTATACTCGGCGGGCTCAAAATACAAGTGCAACACTATGATAAGGTGTTGCAATGGAAAAGAAATATAATCACTTAAGTGCAGAGGATCGTGCCGCGATCATGTTGATGAAGTCAGATGGACATAGCCTGAGGGCGATGGCTTTGAGATTACAGCGATCTCCGTCAACGATCAGTCGCGAATTGTTACGCAATCCAGTCAAGTCTGGTAGCTATTGCGCAGGTACGGCGGGGATACGAGCGAGGCAGTTACGCCATATGGCTCGAAAGCCGCGCAAATTATTACCGGATAGCCTGCTTTTTGGCGTAGTCGATTACTTTCTGCATGAAGGTTGGTCGCCTGAACAGATTTCTGGCACACTCAAGCGCGTGTATGCAGAGCAGGGAGCCCTTACGGTGTCACATGAAACGATATACACCGCACTGTATGCCTTCCCACGCGGTGAATTACGCAGCGAACTGTTGAGCTGTTTGCGGCAATCTCACACGGGCAGACGTCCTCGCGCCAGAGGAACCGATCGGCGTGGTCAGATACCTGATATGAACAGCTTGCATGTACGTCCACCGGAGATTGAAGACCGGCTGGTTCCAGGGCATTGGGAAGGTGATCTGATCAAGGGGTCAGGCAATCGTTCTTCGGTAGGCACGCTGGTCGAGCGTAGCAGCCGCCTTGTGATGCTGGCGGCTATGACGTCCGGCACGGCTGAAGCCGCACTGGAAGGCTTCAGTAACGCATTGAACCGTGTCCATGAGCCGATGCGCAAAACCATGACCTATGATCAAGGTAAGGAAATGAGCTGCCATAAAACGCTCAGTGAGCGAGCGGGCATCACCATCTACTTTGCCGACCCTCATAGCCCTTGGCAACGCGGAAGTAACGAGAACACCAATGGACTACTGCGCCAGTATTTACCCAAAGGAACCGATTTGTCGACCTACTCGCAGGAGCAACTGGATGAAATCGCATACAGACTGAACACGAGACCGAGAAAAATTCTCGGGTTTAGAACCCCCTTGGAAGTTTATGCCGAATTCCTGCATAATTGCCAAAAGGATGAGGCTATGTGCGAATCAACAACCGTTGCACTTGGAATTTGAAACCGCCCTCATAACAGGAATATTAGCAATGGCCTCAACGCCCGCAGCCAATGCATCCAGAGGAGATTTTCAAATTGTTTATCAAGGTCGGACAGTTGATGATTTAGTGATAAATTACATGCAAAGAAACCATATTCCAGGCCTATCGCTCGCGATCGTCCAGGCGCCTTATATACCCAGAGTCGTTGCTTACGGCTTAGCCGATACTTCAGCAAAAACACTTATATCCAGCAACACAGTGTTTAATGTGGGCCAAATTACCAATGCCTACACAGCCGTCGCCGTCATGCAACTCAAGGAAGAAGGAAAGCTGGGATTGGAAGATCCTGTAACAAAATACCTGCCCAATGCCTCAAAGGAGTGGAACAGCATTAAGATTCGTCATTTGTTGACGCACTCATCGGGCCTGCCTTCCTATAACGAAGCGTCCGGCTTTGATTATAGTCAGGATTACAACCTTGACTCTATTATCGATATGGTTAAAAAGATTCCGGCGCGTTTCAAAGCCGGCCACGATACGTACAATAGCGCTACGGATTTTTATTTATTAGGCGCGATCATTGAAAAATCGAGTGGCGTCTCTTACCAGGAATACATCACAAAAAATCAAATTGAGCGCGCAGGTTTAAAATATACCTTCTTCCCATCCAGCCTCGAATCGGTTAAAAATGAGTTGCATAACGGAAGCCAGCCTTTTCTGCACGCGGAGTTCAAGCAGAATCCGGTTTTCATTAACCCGGCCGAACCGGCCGTGGGTTATCGTGACGCAAATAACGGTTGGACGGCTGTAAAACCAAATAAGCAATCAGCCACTTTTGCAGATTCAGGAATAATGGCGTCCGCTCAGGATATCAGTATATGGGATATTGCATTAGCCGGAGAGATTCTGGTTAAAAATCCGGAGAATCGTGAATTTCTATACCGCTCAGTCAAACTGGATAATGGCAAAATCAGCCCGGGGAATGCCGGCTGGCAATTTCCGGGGCATCCTGGTTTGATGTATATCAAAGGTAATATTCCCGGCTTTTCGACTTTCCTAAGCCGGTTTACAGCGCCAACGGAATTACTCTGCGTAACCTTGTTGGCCAACAAGGACAATATTCGTGACCTGGATGTGTTGGCGCGTCAAATTGCAGGCGCTTACGATCAAAAACTGGCAGCGCCTGCAGGATCGGCATGGGTAGTATCCCGCGAAAGTCCCTATACTGTAAATGAAACGCTTGATCGGGTAAGTAAAGTGCTCGAAGCAAAGGGCGCCAAAGTATTCGCCCGTATCGATCACGGCGCCAATGCAGCCGGAGCAGGAAAAGCCATGAAGCCGAAGCAGGTATTAATCGTCGGTAATCCTGCTGTGGGAACAGACTTGATTATTGCCAAACCAACAGTGGCAATTGATTTACCTTTACGCATTATGGCGTGGGAAGACGATACCGGCCAAGTATGGGCCAGCTTCACTGATCCGGTCGAACTTGGCAAGCAATATCATATAGAAGGACAAGAACAAGTATTAAACAATATGTATCAAGCCGTATATGCAGCTGTAGATAAAGCAACTACAGCCTATTAATTATCGTCTTCAGTGTCAGCCTGCGATCATTTGCAGGATGACGCATGGTTTTTATCATAACTGTTCGCTTTTGCTACGACACAAACGCAAAAGATACTACCTGTCACAATCAACGGAGGAAAATCCACAATGGGCACTTTGAACACGATTATCACCAAAGACGGCACGGAAATTTATTACAAGGATTGGGGATCCGGACAGCCCGTCGTCTTCAGCCACGGCTGGCCGCTCAACGCCGATGCCTGGGAAAAGCAGATGGTCTATCTGGCATCCAACGGCTATCGCTGCATCGCGCATGATCGCCGCGGTCACGGGCGCTCAAGCCAGTCATGGAAAGGCAATGAAATGGATACTTACGCCGACGATCTGTCGGAACTTATCGAAGTGCTGGACCTGAAAGCCGCCACATTGATCGGACACTCAACCGGTGGCGGAGAAGTCGCCCGTTACATCGGACGGCATGGCACCAAACGCATCGTCAAGGCCGTGCTGGTAGGCGCGGTAACGCCGCTGATGCTCAAGACGGACGCCAACCCCGGCGGCCTGCCGATTGAAGTGTTCGACGGAATTCGTACCGGCGTAGCCACCGACCGTTCACAGTTTTTCAAAGACCTCGCTACACCGTTCTACGGCGCCAACAGGCCGGACGCGAAGGTCAGCCAAGGCGTACGCGACGCATTCTGGTTGCAGGGCATGCAGGGCGGCCTTAAAAGCGAGCTCGACTGCATCAAGGCATTTTCCGAGACGGACTTCACTGAGGACCTCAAAAGGTTCGACGTGCCGACCCTGATCATACACGGCGGCGACGATCAGATCGTGCCGATCGACGCCTCGGCTCGCGCCGCGTCGCAACTTATCAAGAACGCGACACTGAAAATATACCCCGGCGCTCCCCACGGCCTTGCCGACACGCATAATGATGAGCTCAATACCGATCTGCTCGCCTTTCTCAAAAGCTAGGGAAAGTGGATATTTACAAGATTATTTGTAACTATTCAGCATAACCCGCTGGAGAGGAAGCGAGGTGAGCCAGGCGAGACCTGCTACGTCCATGGATGGGCGTAGAGAGCTTCCAGGGAAGGACTTGCAGCGTGGTTAATATTCCGCACGCTTCCGCATGTCTCGACTGGCTTGCCTCAACCCGGCCGCTTCGGTCATGACTCTAAAGCACTCGCTGAATACTTACGATTATTTGATCATCAGGAAAACCAACCATGACAACCTCAAACCAGAATATAAGCGCAAAAATTGATATAGGTATTTCCGAAACCGACCGACTGAAGATTGTGCAGGGACTGTCCGGCCTATTGGCCGACAGTTACACGCTCTATCTGATGACCCATAACTTTCACTGGAACGTCAGAGGCCCCATGTTCAATACCCTGCATCTAATGTTCATGGCGCAATATACGGAGCAGTGGAATGCCCTGGACCTCATAGCGGAACGCATCCGCGCGTTGGGATATCCCGCACCCGGCACCTACAAGGAATTCGTCAAGCTTGCTTCGATACAGGAAATCGAAGGCGTGCCAAAGGCATTGGACATGGTTCGTCACTTGGTGGCGGCGCAGGAAGCCACTGCACGTACCGCCCGCAGCCTTTTTCCTGCAGTGAACGACGCCAACGACCAGCCTACCGCCGACCTGCTGACGCAACGATTGGAGATACATGAGAAAACTGCCTGGATGCTGCGCAGTTTGCTGGAAGAGTAAGCACCCGCTCAGAAGAGCGGGACGAGACTTCCTGCCGGGTAAGTGGGAAAAGATTAATGGAAAAGCCGGCCCGAAAGCCGGCTTTTCTGCCGCTACGAAACCTTATAAGCCAAGATCGGTAATAAAGCGGTTGGTGTAACCCAGAGTGGAAACACTGGGCACAGAACTGCAGGTCGAAGAAGCGGTGGATTGGGAGCAAGGAGTATCCCGGTCCAGCGACCAGAAGTGCAAACCGGCCAACTGGTTGCTTATCGCCCATTGCGTCATGCTATCGACATTAGCCAGCGAGAATATCTCGCTGGATACGTCGTTGACGCCTATCATCGGCGTCAGCTCTATCTTGCTGTACGGCGTGCCGTATTTCGCATTCAGGTTCTTCGCCGCCTGGATAGCGCTAAGCCCCATATCGCAAACGCCGTTCGACACCACGCAAACGCTGCTGCCGGGCGCACCGAAATCCATGGCCATCAGGTTGATGGTATAGTTGGTCACGGCATACTGTTGTATCGCCTGCATCACATAATAGCCGGTGACATTCAAATCGCCATACGGGTTAGATGCCGCCGTTCCGTTAGAGGAAGCCAGGGTTGCTATGGTAAAGCTGAAGCGCAGCTTGGGATAAGCCGATTGCACGGCGGCCACCTGCTGTACCAGACTGTTGATCTGCGCCTGGGTTTGTCCTGCTTCTATATCGAAATCGATGCCGACCAGATTTTTCGAGGCATAGCGATTGATAAAAGTAGTCATTCCTGCAGCGCTCGAACAGGTAAATGCACCCGCAGCCCCGCCGGTCGAAACCACGTAGTTGACATTGGCGTTGGCAAATGCCTGCACATTAGCCTGCGCCAGCGCATCAGCGGCTACACCCGCCCAGTTTTCACTACCGCACTCACCGGTCGCAAACGCCCATGTCACAGCAGGCAGCTTGGCCGGTATGACATTCAGTATCGGAGTCAGCGTGCCGGTAATCGCCGTAGACATCACATTGGTATTCCAGTTCAAGGAAGTGCCGATATCCTTGTAAGGGCTGAACAACAGGCCGCTCGCCGTTCCGGTACCGGCCGGAGTAGTCGAACCACTTGAACCTGAGGAAGATGAGCCGCTTCCGGATGAACTGCCGCTGGAAGATGAACCACTGCCGGAAGACGAACCGCTTGATGAACTACCCCCTGCCGCAGCAGCTACCGATGAGGCGAAAACAACCGTCTCGTAAGTACTTCCGCTTGCCGCAGTCTGCAAATCAGCCGGCGTCACGCCGTTGAATCCGCTGGACGTAACGCCGCCCGCAGGCAATGCGGCCGCCCAGGACGCCGGCGTCAAAGTTGTGGTGCCGTCAGCGGCGATATTAACCTGAAAATTCCACGGACCGCTTTGAAACACATTATGAGCCGTCGCGGAATCCGGGAATTTCAAAATAGCCTGCCAGCCGCCGGCCCCCGAGGGTAGACTGCCTGACGACATGTTCTGGACCGCTACCGTACCGCTATACCCGCCGCTCCATGTATTATTGATGGAAAACAGCACTTGCAAAGCTGGAGTTGCGGTTGTTGCAGAACCGCTGCCGGATGATGTCGACGATCCGGAACCGCTGCCGGTTGAACTGCCGTTGGAGCTGGAAGAACTGCTCGAACCGCTGCCGGCAGCTTGCCCTGCTTCGAGATTGGCTATGGTCTGCTGAGACGCTTGCGCCGACAAAACCGAAATCACGCACGGCTGGCCGTTAAAGGTGCAGTTAGCCAAATCCACCGTCGGATTCAACACGCCCGACGCATTGAAACCGATGCTCAGCGCGCTGTTTGCGGCCACCGCGCTCTCCCACGATGGTGAAGTCAGCGTGAAAGTATGAGTGGATGCGTTATAACTTGCGTTTGCATTCCAGAAAGACGACGCCTGAACTTGCTGGCCCAGCCCTGCAGACTGAAATGTCAACGTCCAGCCATTGCTCACGGCTGCAGGCACCCACACAGCCAGAGAGCCGGTATACCCCGCCCACGAATCCGTAGCGCTACCCCATGAAGAAGCCGCGCTAATAATCGCATTTGGCACCGGTGCGGGCAAAGTCGCCGCAAAGGCGGGGAATCCGGCCACACATGAAAATATCAAGGCAGGCAATGCGCCTGTCAGTAATCGCAGCTTGCTTTTCATCTTGAACCTCCGTAAAAATAAAGCGTTAAAAACAATAGATGAATAGACGGCTACCGCCATCCGAGTTTCCGACACCGCGCAGATCGCGGCGGATCGCGCTTTTTCCAAATAGACTCCTGCTTTCTCTGCTGAGTTAAAGCTTTTACAGCTTGTAAAATAAGATGACAGACAACCGTATTAGTTCAATAACAATTTTGTAAGAGGCGTTATTCATCCCATGAATTTACGAGGCGTAGACTTAAACCTGTTAACGGTATTCGAAGCGGCATATGAAGAGCGCAGCCAGATCAAGGCCGCGGAACGAATAGGAATGACCCAGCCCGCCATCAGCAATGCACTGGGCCGCCTCAAGCATATTGCAAAAGATCCTCTTTTTACCGGAAAGTCCAGCGCCGGACTGCAACCGACGCCGCGCGCGGATGAGATTTACGATCAGATACATCAGGCGCTGAACCTTGTCCGAGCCGGGTTGACCAATGATATCGAATTCGAACCAGCAGACAGCCACCGGCATTTTTCGCTGTCGATATGCTATGGCGGCGGCTCGGTGATAGGACCCGCGCTGTACCGGAACGTCAACCGCGAAGCGCCGAACGCGCGTTTATCGATCTATTCGATCGACCCGGAAAAAGAAGCGACGGCGATGCTGCGCGACCACAGTCTGGACATCCTGGTGCATTACAACAAGTACGCCGATCCGGGCTTGATGCACGAGCTGATCTATCAGCACCAGCCTGTCATCATTGCGCGACGTGAGCATCCGCGCATAGGCGAGATGTTCACGCCCGAACAGGCGCTACAGGAACGTTTTGCGATAGTTTTCGGACATTTCCCCACTCTTAGCGTTATTTCCGAACAGGAAAACTGGTTCGATCAGGTCTACGACAGAATCGCACTGCAGGTTCCCAATGTCATGGTTTTGCTATTGGCTGTAGCGCAAACCGATCTGCTGGCGCTCACGACGCAGCAAATCGCGCACACGTTCAAAAATCTATTCGATATCAAATGCTATCCCGTACCCTGGCAGATCGAGAGAGTCCCGCTTTACATGATCTGGCACCGCTCGGCCCAGGCGGACCCGGCCCATAGATGGCTGAGGGAAAAAGTGAAGGAAAGCATACGGCACACCTGGATACCTCCTATCGATCAACGCGAGTACATAACGCAGGAATGGATTTTCAGGCATGATACGTTTACCCAGCAACGGCATGTTCAATGAAACGGCCCGCATGCCTTGTCGCTTTATATGCACTGCTCATGTTATCGATGCCGGTCTTTGCCGAGGCCGGCGAGGAAGATAATATCAGCGAGGAAGTGCAATGCCGGCGCATGGATCGCCGGAGCGACGATTACCGATTGGAAGAAATCGGCCACGTCGGCGTATACGGCAATCAGCAGGCCGCGCAGAATTGCAATCAAGCGTTCCCTGACTGCGGCTACCGGTGCGTCGCCTGTATATACAATTATCAACACGATGGAGAGGTCTGCGAAGACCGAAGCGGCAACCGTTTCCTGAACTGAGTTGCCGTCTTGCTCATTTTATGGGCTCCTGCAGGAATAAGGCTTAATTTAGGAGC of Candidatus Methylospira mobilis contains these proteins:
- a CDS encoding LysR substrate-binding domain-containing protein — encoded protein: MNLRGVDLNLLTVFEAAYEERSQIKAAERIGMTQPAISNALGRLKHIAKDPLFTGKSSAGLQPTPRADEIYDQIHQALNLVRAGLTNDIEFEPADSHRHFSLSICYGGGSVIGPALYRNVNREAPNARLSIYSIDPEKEATAMLRDHSLDILVHYNKYADPGLMHELIYQHQPVIIARREHPRIGEMFTPEQALQERFAIVFGHFPTLSVISEQENWFDQVYDRIALQVPNVMVLLLAVAQTDLLALTTQQIAHTFKNLFDIKCYPVPWQIERVPLYMIWHRSAQADPAHRWLREKVKESIRHTWIPPIDQREYITQEWIFRHDTFTQQRHVQ